TTTCTTATTTCCTTTATTTCTGCTAAAGTGTTAGATCCCAACGTACTCAGAACATTCTTATTTTCAACCTTATTCAAAAATTTAATTAGTTCCTGTAAATTATTGAACTGAAATACATCTTCATTTCCATAGTCAATCATTTTTCTTTCAAATCGCACATATTTTATTTCTTTTCCCGCTGCAGCTTTTTCATTTAGATAGCTTACCATTGAAATAACAGTATTACTGATATTCTGTGCATACGGATGACTGGCATCAATAATCAAGTCAATTTTCTTTTCCAAAATCATGCTTTCAATCTGCAATACATTTAATCTTTCTGAAATTATATGCACTTGTTCATTTTTAGCCACATCTTCAAGCAGTTTCCCACCATATTCAGTAGCTGTGCTCACAATAATTTCATCTTCCCTGACTTTCAAAACTTCATCTAAAATACTTCTGGAATCCTTTGTTCCACCAATTATCCAAATCATTTAATTTCCCTCTCCTAATGTTCTAATTTTTAGCAGCTTCAAATACACTTGCAACTACTACCTTACTATTATACTAATAATTTAAACTTTTGCAAGTATTATTTACAATTTATTTATTATAATTTTCTATAAATTTATTTTAAAAAAAAGTCTATTAATAATTAAAAAAGAGAAATAAAAATCGATAGTTTAGAAATAAAAAACTGTTTCTATTTTTAATATTCCAGATTGTAGAATACATTACTATAAACTAAAAATATTAAAATTTATAATATCTTTTAATTCAATTTTTACATAAAAAATCTTTAATATTAAGTTTATTAAATAGTTTCAGATTATAATTTTTACTCTACAAAAAAATATTTTGAATATCCTTGCTAAACAGACTAAATAAAAATTATTTACAGTATAACATATTTTCCACTTTCAAAAGTAAAAATCTTGTATTGTCCATTGCCTATTAACTTCCGTTCATCCAAATCGTAGAATTTTTTATTTTGAATATGCTTTAAAAAAAGTTCTAGGACTGTTCCATGTGTTATAATTAAAATATTCCCAGATTTATATTTAGTCCTGATTTTTTCAATGCCTTTTAAAAAACGTTCCAATCCATCTTTCAGTTCTTCACCTTTTATATTTTTAGCGGTATAATTTTTCACATCGTAAAAGTAACTATGGGCTTCTTTTGGATATTTCAAAAAAATTTCCTTAAAATCCATCCCTTGCCACTCTCCAAAATGAATTTCATTTAATTCGGACAATTTTTGAAGTCTTAATTTTTCACTATTGTTTTTTCCTTTTTCAAAATTGTTATGTTGCAAAATTATATCAGCAGTAGAAATTGTTCTGCCTAGTTCACTAGTATAAACAGCTTCAAACTTTATATCTTCAAGTTCTGCTGAAGTTTCTTTAATTTTTTTTATTCCTTCTAGTGTAAGTGGTGAATTTAGCTGTCCTTGAAATTTTTCTAGCACATTCCACTCAGTCTGTCCATGCCTAACAATATATAGTTTTAATTTATTATTCATTCACACATATTCCTTTCTACTATTCTTATACATTTTAATACTCAAGAAAATACTACTTGTTATTTTAAATTTATTTCATTTTATTAATCTATATGTTAGAAAATATTTTCGTGTACTACTTAGAATATCAAATTTTTTCTCTGTTGTAAAGTTACTTTTTAAAATAATATTTACAGCTTTTTTCTCTTGTATTAAACCATTAAAAAAAAATAGAGATTAAATTCTACAATAATAATTTGACAGCCTTATTTAAAAAAATCAAACCTAATTTTTAAAAATTTTTATTTAGATTTTCAAGAACCGCTTACTTGTTTTTAATAATCTCTTTCTTATTATACGACAGGAGAAAACAATTGTCATTTTTTCTTTTCTCTTATTTCGCAATAACAGTTACATATTTAAATAATGACATAATAAAGACAATAGCAAAAAGCCTATACGCTATCTTGATTTGCTTGAGCATCTTTTCAAAATTTTATTTTGGAAAACAATATAAACTTCATTAATTTCATTAATTTCTAACCTTTAGCTTATACATAATGACAAAATTTAATAAAAAAAATTAATAGTTAGCAAACAAATATAATAACATAATCTTGAAAAAATGACTTTAATTCCATAAATTTTTTGATTTCTCTATTTAAACGGAAAATAATAATATAAATAATATTGAAAAGATGAATTGAAAATAACTACAAAAAAATGGCGTCCCCGGTTGGACTCGAACCAACGACCCTCTGATTAACAGTCAGATGCTCTAACCGGCTGAGCTACGGAGACACGCAAAAGAAAAAAGTTTGGCAACTGCCTATTTTCCCGGGACGAATCCAAGTATCGTAGGCGTAAGCAGACTTAACTGCCGGGTTCGAAATGTGACCGGGTGTATCCCTGCTGCTAGCATCACCAAACTTTAAAAACTAAATTGTCAAGTTAAGACAATGGGAAATAAATAGTAGCAGTAAAAGATTGACTAAAAAGCAGATGTAATATTAGTACCAGTCAGCTGAACGCATTGCTGCGCTTGCACCCCTGGCCTATCAACCATGTGTTCTCCATGGATACTGCGAGCACTCATCTCAAAGCCGGCTTCCCGCTTAGATGCTTTCAGCGGTTATCCGTCCCAGACGTGACTACCCAGCCATGCCACTGGCGTGACAACTGGTACATCAGAGGTCTGTCCAACCCGGTCCTCTCGTACTAAGGTCAGATCTTTTCAGTGCTCAGGCGCCTGCAGTGGATAGGGACCGAACTGTCTCACGACGTTCTGAACCCAGCTCGCGTGCCTCTTTAATGGGCGAACAGCCCAACCCTTGGGACCTTCTCCAGCCCCAGGATGAGACGAGCCGACATCGAGGTGCCAAACACTTCCGTCGATATGGACTCTTGGGAAGTATCAGCCTGTTATCCCCGGGGTAGCTTTTATCCGTTGAGCGACGATCCTTCCATACGGAACCGCCGGATCACTAACTCCCACTTTCGTGCCTGCTCGACCCGTCAGTCTTGCAGTCAAGCTCCCTTATGCGTTTGCACTCCTAGGCTGATTTCCATCCAGCCCTGAGGGAACCTTTGAACGCCTCCGTTACTCTTTGGGAGGCGACCGCCCCAGTCAAACTGCCCATCTAGCACTGTCTCCGTTACCAGATTAGAATTTCAACGGCATATGGTTGGTATTCCAACGGCGACTCGGCTGAAACTGACGCCTCAGCTTCACAGTCTCCCAACTATCCTATACACACACAGCCAAAACCCAATGCCAGACTGCAGTAAAGCTCCACGGGGTCTTTCCGTCCTACTGCAGGTAGCCGGTATCTTCACCGGCATTACAACTTCACCAGGTCTCCAGCCAAGACAGCTCCCAAATCATTTCACCATTCGTGCAGGTCGGAACTTACCCGACAAGGAATTTCGCTACCTTAGGACCGTTATAGTTACGGCCGCCGTTCACCGGGGCTTCAATTCGGACCTCTCAGTCCTCCTCTTAACCTTCCGGCACTGGGCAGGTGTCAGCCCATATACGTCGCCTTCCAGCTTAGCATAGACCTGTGTTTTTGGTAAACAGTTGCTTGGGACTCTTCACTGCGGCCTGTTTCCCCTTGAGGCGCTTCTCCTCTCAGGTATGTCAGGCACCCCTTCTCCCGAAGTTACGGGGCTATTTTGCAGAGTTCCTTAGCTAGAGTTATCCTGTCGGCCTTAAGTTTCTCACTCTGTCCACCTGTGTCGGTTTACAGTACGGGCGCTGGTTCTCATCGATAGAAGTTTTTCTCGGCAGTGTAGGATCTGCGGCTTATGCAAGATGCACTTACCCGTCAGGTCTCACATTTAGGCATGCGGATTTTCCTGCATGCCCATGCTACGCCCTTAGAAAGGCTATTCCGTCAGCCTTCCCGCATACCTTCCTGCGTCACTCCGTCTCTCGAGGGCGATAACAGCGGTACAGGAATATTAACCTGTTTTCCATTCGCCATCACATTTTTGCTTATGCTTAGGTCCCGACTTCCCCAGGGCGGACAAACCTTCCCCTGGAAACCTTGGACTTCCGGCCGGCGGGATTCTCGCCCGCCTTCTCGCTACTCATTCCTGCATTCTCACTTCTGATACCTCCAGAACGGCCTTGCGGCATTCCTTCAACGGCCTACAGAACGCTCTCCTACCAGGCGTGCAGACACGCCTCCGCGGCCTTCGGTTTA
This is a stretch of genomic DNA from Leptotrichia hofstadii. It encodes these proteins:
- the cobK gene encoding precorrin-6A reductase, with translation MIWIIGGTKDSRSILDEVLKVREDEIIVSTATEYGGKLLEDVAKNEQVHIISERLNVLQIESMILEKKIDLIIDASHPYAQNISNTVISMVSYLNEKAAAGKEIKYVRFERKMIDYGNEDVFQFNNLQELIKFLNKVENKNVLSTLGSNTLAEIKEIRNKNNLFVRILPTTTSIQRAEELGYLPKNIIAMQGPFSKNMNIAMLKDLKIDYLITKESGETGGELQKVEACQECGVKILAIKRPVLNYGVSFHAIEELIKYIAEPLESEKC
- a CDS encoding histidine phosphatase family protein; the protein is MNNKLKLYIVRHGQTEWNVLEKFQGQLNSPLTLEGIKKIKETSAELEDIKFEAVYTSELGRTISTADIILQHNNFEKGKNNSEKLRLQKLSELNEIHFGEWQGMDFKEIFLKYPKEAHSYFYDVKNYTAKNIKGEELKDGLERFLKGIEKIRTKYKSGNILIITHGTVLELFLKHIQNKKFYDLDERKLIGNGQYKIFTFESGKYVIL